A genomic region of Podarcis raffonei isolate rPodRaf1 chromosome 13, rPodRaf1.pri, whole genome shotgun sequence contains the following coding sequences:
- the IZUMO2 gene encoding izumo sperm-egg fusion protein 2 isoform X3 — protein sequence MPPLGPLLWLLLLAWFPISLRGCLQCDQKFKENVAKLRTEIVPSKIQDSRLKERAEVLLSGLEGNFFLHYATSQFSGLAVKSKVDALIHEARFSTESLLQTHLTDQALLDELVEFRRKMTMKLKEALKEHQMKGIFLPCGNALDVERNKSGDNRIFGACTLILGLCFSSPHSLRQICLRLAEL from the exons ATGCCTCCCCTAGGACCGCTTTTGTGGCTTCTGCTTCTGGCCTGGTTTCCCATAAGCCTCCGGGGCTGCCTGCAGTGCGACCAAAAGTTCAAGGAGAATGTGGCCAAGCTCCGGACAGAGATTGTCCCGAGCAAGATCCAGGACAGCCGCCTCAAGGAGCGGGCCGAAGTGCTCCTCAGCGGTCTAGAGGGGAATTTCTTCCTGCACTATGCCACCAGCCAGTTTTCTGGCTTGGCAG ttAAGAGCAAAGTTGACGCCCTGATCCACGAGGCGAGGTTCAGCACGGAAAGTCTGCTTCAAACCCACCTGACAG ACCAGGCTCTGTTGGATGAATTGGTTGAATTCCGGAGGAAAATGACTATGAAGCTCAAGGAAGCTTTAAAGGAACACCAAATGAAAG GAATATTTCTGCCCTGCGGTAACGCTTTGGATGTGGAAAGAAATAAATCTGGGGATAATAGAATATTTGGGGCATGTACACTCATTCTCGGACTCTGCTTTTCTTCCCCTCACAGCTTGCGACAAATCTGCCTGCG GCTGGCTGAGCTATAA
- the LOC128400501 gene encoding mpv17-like protein — protein sequence MHPLLGLVHRHPWLANVVAYGTLFSAADAAQQRLAKPSQDPCRHDALDLKQTAKVALVGFTFHANFNYVWFRSLERLLPGVKVTTVIAKVACDQVIAAPITIGAFYTGLSLLDGESNIFGKLQEKFWPTYKAGVLCWTLFQAVNFALVPPLLRTAYVGACSFLWTAFLCYLRQTDAHDTTSQLFQAVPGLAGLFPPRAGENQVKLPSEK from the exons ATGCACCCCTTGCTTGGTCTGGTGCATCGCCATCCTTGGTTGGCGAATGTTGTTGCCTACGGCACACTGTTTTCAGCCGCAGATGCAGCCCAGCAGAGGTTGGCTAAGCCGAGCCAGGATCCCTGCAGACACGACGCGTTGGATCTGAAGCAGACGGCAAAAGTGGCGCTGGTCGGGTTCACATTCCACGCCAACTTCAATTACGTCTGGTTCCGGAGCCTGGAGCGCCTTCTTCCAGGAGTGAAGGTGACCACGGTGATAGCAAAGGTCGCTTGCGACCAGGTCATCGCTGCGCCAATCACCATTGGGGCTTTTTACACTG GTCTCTCTCTCCTGGATGGTGAAAGCAACATATTTGGGAAGCTGCAGGAGAAGTTTTGGCCAACGTACAAG GCTGGTGTGCTGTGTTGGACCTTGTTCCAG gCAGTGAATTTTGCTCTTGTGCCACCCCTGTTGCGCACAGCCTACGTGGGGGCCTGCTCCTTCCTTTGGACGGCATTTCTCTGCTACCTGCGCCAAACTGATGCCCACGACACCACCTCCCAGCTCTTCCAGGCGGTGCCAGGCTTGGCCGGGCTGTTTCCACCCAGGGCAGGAGAGAATCAAGTAAAGCTGCCGTCTGAGAAGTGA